Proteins found in one Oribacterium sp. oral taxon 102 genomic segment:
- a CDS encoding metal ABC transporter solute-binding protein, Zn/Mn family, translating into MAGSEAEMSADSGKKTVTVTTSFLYDMVYQLAGDAVQRELIIPAGEDPHLYVAKPEDLRKIEKADLLLFHGLHFEGKMQDVLKEKGFAVTDSFSGDRIGRMEENGSTVVDPHFWFDIDLYKEAVRNAGNKLEALLPEEKAAITERTEAYLEELTRLDEENREALSGIPEGQRYLITPHDAFNYFSRRYGIEVVAPQGVSTDSEVANKDLEDTVNFIVSHQVKAIFAESTTDPARMEKLREACRAKGFDVKVVKGEGNELFSDSLAPEGEDGDTYVAMYRHNIRLITDNLK; encoded by the coding sequence ATGGCAGGAAGCGAAGCGGAGATGTCTGCGGACAGCGGTAAAAAAACCGTAACCGTGACCACTTCGTTTTTGTATGACATGGTATATCAACTTGCGGGGGATGCGGTGCAGAGAGAGCTTATCATACCGGCGGGAGAGGATCCTCATCTTTATGTGGCGAAGCCGGAGGATCTCAGGAAGATCGAGAAGGCAGACCTGCTGCTGTTCCACGGCCTGCATTTCGAGGGAAAAATGCAGGATGTCCTCAAGGAAAAAGGCTTTGCGGTAACAGACAGTTTCTCCGGGGATAGGATCGGCAGGATGGAGGAGAATGGGAGTACGGTAGTAGATCCGCATTTCTGGTTTGATATAGACCTCTACAAGGAGGCGGTGAGGAACGCGGGCAATAAGCTGGAAGCGCTTCTTCCTGAGGAGAAGGCTGCCATTACGGAAAGAACCGAGGCGTATCTGGAAGAGCTTACAAGGCTTGACGAAGAGAACCGGGAAGCACTTTCGGGGATACCGGAGGGACAGAGATACCTCATAACTCCGCACGATGCCTTCAACTATTTTTCTCGGAGGTACGGCATAGAGGTGGTCGCACCGCAGGGGGTGAGCACTGATTCTGAGGTGGCGAATAAGGATCTCGAGGATACGGTGAATTTCATCGTTTCCCATCAGGTAAAGGCTATTTTTGCGGAGTCGACTACAGATCCGGCAAGGATGGAGAAGCTCAGGGAAGCGTGCAGAGCGAAGGGCTTCGACGTAAAGGTGGTGAAAGGAGAGGGAAACGAGCTTTTCTCGGATTCGCTTGCCCCGGAGGGGGAGGACGGAGATACCTATGTCGCGATGTACAGGCACAATATCAGGCTTATTACCGATAATTTGAAATGA
- a CDS encoding metal ABC transporter ATP-binding protein → MEEVIIKVEDLTIAYHDKPVLWDSDVNIIKNSITAVIGPNGAGKSTLIKGILGIQNKLSGEIRIKGEPFKRVQKIINYIPQASAVNWDFPTTVLDVVLMGRYVHLGWIRRPEKKDVEIAKRAIDRIGLSEFENRQISQLSGGQRQRVFIARAIAQDAEIYFMDEPLAGVDKLTEGVIVDFFREEQKRGRTFVVVHHDLSTIKAYFDHLVILNKKVIAEGRTEDVFTKENMERAMMLGGGNA, encoded by the coding sequence ATGGAAGAGGTCATCATAAAGGTTGAGGATTTGACGATCGCGTATCATGATAAGCCGGTGCTCTGGGACAGTGATGTGAATATCATTAAAAACTCCATAACGGCGGTGATAGGTCCGAACGGCGCCGGAAAATCAACGTTGATAAAGGGGATTCTGGGGATTCAGAATAAGCTGTCCGGAGAGATTCGCATAAAGGGCGAACCCTTCAAAAGGGTACAGAAAATAATAAATTATATACCGCAGGCTTCGGCGGTAAACTGGGATTTTCCGACCACAGTGCTTGATGTGGTGCTTATGGGGAGATATGTACACTTGGGATGGATCAGGAGGCCGGAAAAAAAAGATGTGGAAATCGCGAAAAGAGCCATTGACAGGATCGGACTTTCGGAGTTTGAGAACAGACAGATTTCTCAGCTTTCCGGAGGGCAGAGACAGAGGGTATTCATAGCGAGAGCGATCGCGCAGGATGCGGAGATCTATTTTATGGACGAGCCGCTCGCAGGCGTGGACAAGCTTACGGAAGGGGTGATCGTGGACTTCTTCAGAGAGGAGCAGAAAAGAGGGAGGACCTTCGTAGTGGTGCACCATGACCTGTCCACGATAAAGGCGTATTTCGATCATCTTGTTATCCTCAATAAAAAGGTGATAGCGGAGGGGCGGACGGAAGATGTGTTTACGAAAGAGAACATGGAAAGGGCGATGATGCTGGGAGGCGGAAATGCTTAA
- a CDS encoding DUF2249 domain-containing protein, producing the protein MHYTDWRNKTKDFKRIDVRGIQGNFFPGLRAQAMGLPAGAGLEIIQSFDPIPLYEVMEGLGFEHYTEQTGDAEFHAYFYRREEKQAEKDIPMRPAALTNMPLIDEGLGKLAVEFWKLTWNDEKRFLPYETRLLLSLTNAVGAGRMRQATRELVKAYIHGLDSAALDDVFELLAWNQGIGYFSSEIGPSTLFAAYKTIKQLEKQGKPRDEIAAVLKEKFGEKNPDVRVQ; encoded by the coding sequence ATGCATTATACGGACTGGAGGAATAAGACGAAGGACTTTAAGAGGATCGATGTGCGGGGCATACAGGGAAATTTCTTCCCGGGGCTGCGGGCGCAGGCAATGGGACTTCCGGCGGGTGCGGGACTGGAGATCATACAGAGCTTCGATCCGATCCCTCTCTATGAGGTGATGGAGGGGCTCGGCTTCGAGCATTACACCGAGCAGACGGGAGATGCCGAGTTCCATGCCTACTTCTATCGGAGAGAGGAGAAGCAGGCGGAAAAGGACATCCCGATGCGTCCGGCGGCGCTCACGAACATGCCGCTGATCGACGAGGGGCTGGGAAAGCTGGCGGTGGAGTTCTGGAAACTGACCTGGAATGATGAGAAGCGCTTCCTTCCGTATGAGACACGGCTCCTGCTCTCCCTGACCAATGCGGTGGGAGCCGGACGGATGCGCCAGGCAACGAGGGAGCTGGTGAAGGCGTATATTCACGGACTGGACAGTGCGGCATTGGACGATGTATTTGAGCTTTTGGCGTGGAATCAGGGCATCGGATATTTCAGCTCGGAGATCGGTCCCTCTACCCTCTTTGCCGCATACAAGACAATCAAGCAGCTGGAAAAGCAGGGGAAGCCGCGCGATGAAATCGCCGCAGTGCTGAAGGAGAAATTCGGAGAGAAGAATCCGGATGTCCGGGTGCAGTGA
- the uxaC gene encoding glucuronate isomerase, with protein sequence MKAFMDKDFLLATDTAKELYRDFAENAPILDYHCHINPQEIAEDRQFDNIFQVWLGGDHYKWRQMRTNGVPEEYITGDKPDREKFQKWAETMPKLIGNPLYHWSHLELRKYFGYQGYLNGDTAQEVWDLCNAKLKEPSMSVRNLIKASNVTLICTTDDPIDTLEWHRKIAEDESFDVQVLPAWRPDKVTNIDKPTFVPYIRQLSERSGIEVKDFGSLKAALQNRLDFFQSMGCIVTDHALRYVMYAPAAEAEVDAIVKRAFAGETIGEEEAAKYRTAEMLFLAREYNRRNMVFQIHFGCIRDNNADMFGKLGADTGFDAIDNHAPADQMAGFLNTLSATDEIPKTILYSLNPNDNATINTLIGCFCKAPVLNRVTQGSAWWFNDHKQGMIEQMTSYANLSALGNFNGMLTDSRSFLSYTRHDYFRRILCNLIGGWVENGEYPYDRKALQEIVKGICYNNAARFFDFALKQY encoded by the coding sequence ATGAAGGCATTTATGGATAAGGATTTCCTTTTGGCCACGGATACGGCGAAGGAGCTGTACCGCGATTTCGCGGAGAATGCGCCGATCCTCGATTATCACTGCCATATCAATCCGCAGGAGATTGCCGAGGACAGGCAGTTCGACAACATTTTCCAGGTATGGCTGGGCGGCGATCACTACAAGTGGCGGCAGATGCGAACCAACGGGGTGCCGGAGGAGTATATCACCGGTGACAAGCCGGATCGTGAGAAGTTTCAGAAATGGGCGGAGACCATGCCGAAGCTGATCGGGAATCCCCTCTATCACTGGTCTCATCTCGAGCTCCGCAAGTATTTCGGCTATCAGGGCTATCTGAACGGGGACACGGCGCAGGAGGTCTGGGATCTCTGTAATGCGAAGCTGAAGGAGCCCTCCATGTCCGTCCGGAATCTCATTAAGGCGTCCAATGTCACGCTGATCTGCACGACGGACGACCCGATCGACACACTGGAGTGGCACAGGAAGATCGCGGAGGATGAGAGCTTCGACGTGCAGGTGCTCCCGGCATGGCGTCCGGACAAGGTGACCAATATCGATAAGCCGACCTTCGTGCCGTATATACGGCAGCTCTCCGAGCGGTCCGGCATCGAGGTGAAGGACTTCGGCTCCCTGAAGGCAGCGCTGCAGAACCGTCTCGACTTCTTCCAGTCCATGGGCTGCATCGTGACGGATCATGCGCTCCGTTATGTGATGTATGCTCCGGCAGCGGAGGCGGAGGTGGATGCGATTGTGAAGAGAGCGTTCGCAGGGGAGACCATTGGCGAGGAGGAGGCGGCGAAGTACCGTACCGCAGAGATGCTTTTCCTTGCGAGGGAGTACAACAGGAGAAACATGGTCTTCCAGATCCATTTCGGCTGCATCAGGGACAACAATGCGGATATGTTTGGCAAGCTCGGCGCGGATACCGGCTTCGACGCGATCGACAACCATGCACCGGCAGACCAGATGGCAGGCTTCCTGAACACGCTTTCTGCGACGGACGAGATCCCGAAGACCATCCTCTACTCGCTGAATCCGAACGACAACGCGACCATCAATACGCTGATCGGCTGCTTCTGCAAGGCGCCGGTTCTGAATCGCGTGACGCAGGGCTCCGCATGGTGGTTCAATGACCACAAGCAGGGGATGATCGAGCAGATGACGAGCTATGCGAACCTCTCCGCGCTGGGAAACTTTAACGGAATGCTGACGGATTCCCGTTCCTTCCTCTCCTACACGCGGCATGACTATTTCCGCCGGATCCTCTGCAACCTGATCGGCGGCTGGGTAGAGAATGGGGAGTATCCGTATGACAGAAAGGCGCTTCAGGAGATCGTGAAGGGGATCTGCTATAACAATGCGGCGAGGTTCTTCGACTTTGCGCTGAAGCAGTATTGA
- a CDS encoding Nif3-like dinuclear metal center hexameric protein, with protein sequence MAVKLSEIRGALEEMAPLGAAEEWDNPGLLLGRTEREVARVYVALDATREVAERAIETGAELLLTHHPVIFRGIKALNDESGQGEKLLRFLRADLSVYSSHTNFDSCPGGMGDLVCRRLGLGKLSVLEESHFPQQGFGIGFVAELPEERSCRELAALVKERFGLPFVQFYDAGRRIRRIACCPGSGRGQFAAVLRSHADVFLSGDMGHHEGLDYLEEGISLIDAGHYGLEQLFVPYMAGFLRERFPGLELFTEETHFPAELV encoded by the coding sequence ATGGCAGTGAAGCTCAGTGAGATCAGAGGTGCGCTGGAGGAGATGGCGCCGCTCGGGGCGGCGGAGGAATGGGACAATCCGGGACTGCTGCTCGGGAGGACGGAGCGGGAGGTAGCGCGTGTCTATGTGGCACTGGATGCGACGAGGGAGGTTGCGGAGCGGGCGATAGAGACAGGAGCAGAGCTGCTGCTGACGCATCATCCGGTTATTTTCCGGGGGATCAAGGCGCTGAATGACGAAAGCGGGCAGGGGGAGAAGCTTCTCCGCTTCCTGCGGGCAGATCTCTCTGTGTACAGCAGCCATACGAACTTCGACAGCTGTCCGGGCGGGATGGGAGACCTCGTATGCAGGCGGCTGGGGCTCGGGAAGCTGTCCGTACTGGAGGAGAGCCATTTTCCGCAGCAGGGCTTCGGTATCGGCTTCGTGGCAGAGCTTCCGGAGGAGAGGAGCTGCCGGGAGCTCGCCGCTCTCGTGAAGGAGCGCTTCGGACTGCCGTTTGTACAGTTCTATGACGCGGGGAGGCGTATTCGCCGCATCGCCTGCTGTCCGGGATCCGGGCGTGGGCAGTTCGCCGCAGTACTTAGGAGTCATGCGGACGTTTTTCTGAGCGGCGATATGGGGCATCACGAGGGGCTGGATTATCTGGAGGAAGGGATCAGTCTGATCGATGCGGGACATTATGGGCTGGAGCAGCTCTTCGTCCCGTACATGGCGGGATTTCTGCGGGAGCGCTTCCCCGGGCTGGAGCTTTTCACAGAAGAAACGCATTTTCCGGCGGAGCTTGTATAG
- a CDS encoding NAD(P)-dependent oxidoreductase, whose amino-acid sequence MQKFRKLVSIDKVALIPEAREQLRRYAEEVVFFEDIPRSEEEIFRRIGDADAVLLSANSQLRRAVMERVPQLRYVGMCCSLYSEESANVDIPYARSRGITVNGIRDYGDHGVTEYVIYQLVKLLHGYDGRMRYSLPRELTGLRVGFVGLGASGTMTAQALRHLGAEIRYFARSRKPEREAEGMHYEPLRELLSEAEVVITALNKNVILLHEAEFAALGNGKIMFNTSIGPAAEAGPLRTWLQKRENILCTDTEAALGEDAAELLEYENVYCMRQSAGMTEQAYRLLSEKVLRNIRKYLGEGTA is encoded by the coding sequence ATGCAAAAATTCAGAAAACTGGTTTCGATCGATAAAGTGGCGCTGATTCCGGAGGCACGGGAACAGCTCCGGCGTTATGCGGAGGAGGTGGTGTTTTTTGAGGACATTCCCAGGTCGGAGGAGGAGATTTTCCGGCGGATCGGGGATGCGGACGCTGTGCTGCTGAGTGCGAATTCCCAGCTTCGGCGAGCTGTGATGGAGAGGGTGCCGCAACTTCGCTATGTAGGGATGTGCTGCAGCCTCTATTCGGAGGAGAGCGCCAACGTGGACATTCCCTATGCCCGATCCCGCGGCATCACGGTGAATGGGATTCGGGATTACGGCGATCATGGGGTGACAGAATATGTGATCTACCAGCTCGTGAAGCTGCTGCATGGCTATGATGGGAGAATGCGCTACAGCCTGCCTCGGGAGCTTACCGGACTTCGGGTCGGCTTCGTAGGGCTGGGAGCCTCCGGCACTATGACGGCGCAGGCGCTTCGGCATCTGGGAGCGGAGATCCGTTATTTTGCCCGGAGCAGGAAGCCGGAGAGAGAGGCGGAGGGGATGCACTACGAGCCGCTTCGCGAGCTGCTTTCCGAAGCGGAGGTGGTCATCACCGCCTTGAATAAAAATGTGATCCTGCTTCACGAGGCGGAGTTCGCCGCATTGGGAAACGGGAAGATCATGTTCAACACCTCTATCGGACCTGCGGCGGAGGCGGGGCCTCTTCGGACGTGGCTTCAGAAGCGGGAAAATATTCTCTGCACGGATACGGAAGCGGCACTTGGCGAGGATGCGGCGGAGCTTCTGGAGTATGAAAATGTATACTGCATGCGGCAAAGCGCCGGGATGACCGAGCAGGCGTACCGGCTCCTGAGCGAAAAGGTGCTGCGGAATATCCGGAAGTATCTGGGAGAAGGGACGGCGTGA
- a CDS encoding cupin domain-containing protein: protein MREKHGEVFSIAGDNAPIPGCTVSREICGGENCVSYFSLAENTDISAEIYPFHKLLLMNEGSLEIYGSGRDGVPLSPGDAILTVCDAPVGMRTASGAVYTEIMIRRKDAMNEAVRAGEVFQLAELLPYAEGRIVNMDVVHNEKMKFVLMAFDAGCSLSEHAAPGEALVFALDGEAVISYEGRDYPIHAGESFCFAKAGRHAVRAEKRFKMALLLTLE from the coding sequence ATGAGGGAAAAGCATGGAGAGGTCTTTTCGATTGCGGGAGACAACGCGCCGATTCCGGGCTGTACGGTCTCCCGGGAGATCTGTGGCGGGGAAAACTGCGTCAGCTACTTTTCACTGGCAGAGAATACGGATATCAGCGCAGAGATCTATCCTTTCCATAAGCTTCTCTTAATGAATGAGGGAAGTCTGGAGATATACGGGAGCGGCAGGGACGGCGTACCGCTATCGCCGGGAGATGCGATTCTCACCGTCTGCGATGCGCCGGTAGGAATGCGTACAGCGTCCGGCGCTGTTTATACAGAGATTATGATAAGGAGGAAAGATGCAATGAATGAGGCGGTAAGAGCAGGAGAGGTATTTCAGCTGGCGGAGCTTCTGCCCTATGCGGAGGGGCGGATCGTGAATATGGACGTAGTTCACAACGAGAAAATGAAATTCGTGCTGATGGCGTTTGATGCAGGGTGCAGTCTCTCGGAGCATGCCGCGCCGGGAGAGGCGCTTGTCTTCGCATTGGATGGGGAGGCGGTCATAAGCTATGAGGGCAGGGACTATCCGATCCATGCGGGTGAAAGCTTCTGCTTCGCGAAGGCGGGACGTCATGCCGTGAGGGCGGAGAAGCGCTTCAAGATGGCGCTGCTGCTGACGCTGGAATAA
- a CDS encoding aspartate dehydrogenase domain-containing protein, which yields MKRRIALIGCGYLGEIIAEAMEKGLLPGYEMAAAMSRRRESAEALCRRAGGAAAEGLAELLGAKPDFVIETASVETVREYCVPILEAGISFIPLSIGAFADRALYERARSAAERSGAKLYIPHGAVGGFDVLRTAALMAEAEGRTLRAGISTRKGPASLRNTPVYRPELETEEQLAFSGSCKEAIALLPAKVNVAVAQSLATVGPERASARITAVPGFVGDEHTITAELPGIRVVSQVYSENAAIAGWSIVSLLRDLHSPVSFF from the coding sequence ATGAAGCGAAGGATAGCCTTGATCGGCTGCGGATATTTGGGAGAGATCATAGCGGAGGCGATGGAGAAGGGGCTGCTTCCGGGCTATGAAATGGCAGCGGCCATGAGCCGCAGGCGGGAATCTGCGGAGGCGCTGTGTCGGAGAGCCGGCGGAGCTGCGGCAGAGGGGCTTGCGGAGCTGCTGGGGGCGAAGCCGGATTTCGTGATTGAGACGGCATCGGTGGAGACGGTGCGGGAATACTGCGTTCCGATTTTGGAGGCGGGCATATCCTTCATTCCGCTGTCCATCGGTGCATTCGCAGATCGGGCGCTCTATGAGAGAGCCCGATCTGCAGCGGAGAGAAGCGGCGCGAAGCTGTATATCCCCCACGGAGCGGTGGGGGGCTTCGACGTCCTGCGCACCGCAGCCCTGATGGCGGAGGCGGAGGGCAGGACGCTTCGCGCCGGGATTTCTACCAGAAAGGGGCCGGCATCGCTTCGTAATACGCCGGTATACCGTCCGGAGCTGGAGACAGAGGAGCAGCTCGCATTTTCCGGAAGCTGTAAGGAGGCGATCGCCCTCCTGCCGGCGAAGGTGAATGTCGCGGTGGCACAGTCCCTCGCGACGGTGGGACCGGAACGGGCGAGTGCGAGGATTACCGCGGTTCCGGGCTTCGTGGGAGACGAGCATACGATCACGGCGGAGCTCCCGGGGATCCGGGTGGTATCGCAGGTTTACTCCGAGAACGCTGCGATCGCAGGCTGGTCCATCGTGTCTCTGCTCCGGGATCTGCATTCTCCGGTAAGCTTTTTCTGA
- a CDS encoding LacI family DNA-binding transcriptional regulator, whose amino-acid sequence MNIYDISRAAGVSIASVSRVMNGAGNVSEKTKQKVMAAIEATNYRPNAYARALGSGSMKTIGIMCSDSTDIYLANAIYYLETALRKKGYHSILCCTGYDLKNKKASLDLLRSQQVDAVIMAGSKYVELEPRNNQYIIEAAKHFPIMLINGAIEAENVYATVCDDGYGTKEAVGKLCGSGCREFIYIYSSDSLSGRNKLAGLSAGCRECGIGSASFRVVQSGKNYRDVAETLEREYRERPFDAVITSSDTTGVGAVKFALRRGLSIPEELSIVSFNNSILAESTVPELTSIDSRLKELCDRTVRSLMKLLDPGEGESTVPKCTVLRPRIVARETTRF is encoded by the coding sequence ATGAATATCTACGATATATCGAGGGCGGCAGGCGTCTCCATTGCCTCCGTCTCCCGCGTCATGAACGGTGCGGGAAATGTCAGCGAGAAGACGAAGCAGAAGGTCATGGCGGCGATTGAGGCGACGAATTACCGTCCCAACGCTTATGCGCGGGCGCTGGGCAGCGGCTCGATGAAGACGATCGGCATCATGTGCTCGGATTCCACGGACATTTATCTCGCGAATGCTATCTATTATCTGGAAACCGCACTCCGGAAGAAGGGCTATCATTCGATTCTCTGCTGTACGGGCTATGATCTTAAGAATAAGAAAGCATCGCTGGATCTGCTCCGTTCCCAGCAGGTGGACGCAGTCATTATGGCAGGCTCGAAGTACGTTGAGCTCGAGCCAAGGAATAACCAGTACATCATCGAGGCGGCGAAGCATTTTCCGATCATGCTGATCAACGGCGCGATCGAAGCGGAGAACGTCTATGCGACGGTCTGTGACGACGGCTACGGCACGAAGGAGGCAGTGGGGAAGCTCTGCGGCTCCGGCTGCCGGGAGTTTATCTATATCTATTCCTCCGACAGCCTATCGGGGCGGAACAAGCTCGCCGGACTCTCTGCGGGCTGCCGGGAATGCGGGATCGGCTCTGCGAGCTTCCGCGTGGTGCAGAGCGGAAAGAATTACCGGGATGTCGCGGAGACGCTGGAACGGGAGTACCGGGAGAGACCCTTCGATGCAGTGATTACCAGCTCGGATACGACAGGTGTCGGCGCGGTGAAGTTCGCGCTGCGGCGCGGGCTCTCGATTCCGGAGGAGCTCTCGATCGTGAGCTTCAATAATTCGATTCTGGCAGAGTCTACCGTCCCCGAGCTTACCAGCATTGACTCAAGGCTGAAGGAGCTCTGCGACCGCACGGTTCGCTCTCTGATGAAGCTGCTTGATCCGGGAGAGGGGGAAAGTACGGTGCCGAAATGCACGGTGCTTAGGCCGCGGATCGTAGCACGGGAGACTACACGGTTCTGA
- a CDS encoding nucleoside kinase has product MRVTAGDRTEEFREDCNWREVAERFQPDYPDRILLVQYGPKLYELHKRCPGHDAEVCFLTMRDKSGIMTYQRSAIFLMLKAFRALCGTEAGFDVIVDYTLGGGFYCYLKGDIRPDEQLLRRVKAKMLEYKEQALPLRKRSVSTYEAVRFFRETGMRSKERLLRYRMTSRVNLYSLGDYQDYFYGAMVMDTSYVTLFDLLPYGDGFILLLPTQQAPDRLPEFKPMDKLYRVQKDSADWANRVSVGDIGSLNDMIVRGEADHLILMQEAIFEKNIGNIAMQIAEGKKKIVLIAGPSSSGKTSFSKRLSIQLQALGLKPNAISVDNYFRDRVHAPRDEEGNYDFESIECVDLPKFNEDMGALLRGERVQLPRYNFFLGEREYKGDYLTLGREDILVIEGIHCLNEKMSEGLPEEMKFRIYISALTQLNADAHNRIPSTDGRLLRRMVRDNRTRGYSAEDTITMWTNVRKGEDRNIFPYQERADVMVNSAMLYELPVVKIFAQPLLFQIPESSPAYQEAKRLLKFLDYVLPISPELIPQNSILREFIGGSCLDVG; this is encoded by the coding sequence ATGAGGGTGACGGCAGGAGACAGGACGGAGGAGTTTCGTGAGGACTGTAACTGGAGGGAGGTTGCGGAGCGTTTCCAGCCGGATTACCCGGATCGCATACTGCTCGTGCAATACGGGCCGAAGCTCTATGAGCTGCATAAGCGGTGCCCGGGACATGATGCGGAGGTGTGTTTCCTGACCATGCGGGACAAGAGCGGGATCATGACCTATCAGCGTTCGGCGATCTTCCTGATGCTGAAGGCATTCCGCGCGCTTTGCGGCACGGAGGCAGGCTTCGATGTGATCGTGGACTATACGCTCGGCGGGGGCTTCTACTGTTATCTCAAGGGAGATATCCGACCGGACGAGCAGCTGCTCCGGAGGGTCAAGGCGAAGATGCTGGAGTACAAAGAGCAGGCGCTCCCGCTCCGGAAGCGCTCTGTCTCGACCTATGAAGCGGTGCGCTTCTTTCGCGAAACCGGCATGAGGTCGAAGGAGCGGCTTCTCCGCTACCGCATGACATCCCGTGTGAACCTCTATTCGCTCGGGGACTATCAGGACTATTTCTACGGCGCGATGGTGATGGACACGAGCTATGTGACGCTCTTCGATCTGCTCCCCTACGGGGACGGCTTCATCCTCCTGCTCCCGACGCAGCAGGCGCCGGACAGGCTTCCGGAATTCAAGCCGATGGACAAGCTCTACAGGGTGCAGAAGGATTCAGCGGACTGGGCGAACCGGGTCAGCGTGGGCGATATCGGCAGCCTGAACGACATGATCGTGCGGGGAGAGGCGGATCACCTGATCCTGATGCAGGAGGCGATCTTTGAGAAGAATATCGGCAACATCGCGATGCAGATCGCAGAGGGGAAGAAGAAAATCGTGCTGATCGCGGGCCCCTCCTCCTCCGGCAAGACCAGCTTCAGCAAGCGGCTGTCGATCCAGCTTCAGGCGCTCGGGCTGAAGCCGAATGCGATCTCTGTGGACAATTATTTCCGTGACCGGGTCCACGCGCCGCGGGACGAGGAGGGGAATTACGACTTCGAGTCGATAGAGTGTGTGGATCTCCCGAAGTTCAATGAGGATATGGGTGCGCTGCTTCGCGGGGAACGGGTACAGCTGCCGCGCTACAATTTCTTCCTTGGGGAACGGGAGTACAAGGGAGACTATCTCACGCTCGGCAGGGAGGACATCCTCGTGATCGAGGGCATTCATTGTCTGAATGAGAAAATGTCGGAGGGACTGCCGGAGGAGATGAAGTTCCGGATCTATATTTCGGCGCTGACCCAGCTTAATGCCGACGCGCATAACCGGATTCCGAGCACGGACGGACGACTGCTCCGCCGAATGGTACGGGATAATCGGACGAGAGGCTACAGCGCAGAGGATACGATCACGATGTGGACGAATGTTCGGAAAGGCGAGGACAGAAATATCTTCCCGTATCAGGAGCGGGCGGACGTGATGGTGAATTCCGCGATGCTCTATGAGCTGCCGGTGGTGAAGATCTTCGCACAGCCGCTGCTCTTTCAGATCCCCGAGAGCTCTCCGGCATATCAGGAGGCGAAGCGGCTCCTGAAATTCCTTGATTATGTGCTGCCGATCAGTCCGGAGCTGATCCCGCAGAACTCCATCCTGCGGGAATTCATCGGCGGGAGCTGTCTGGACGTGGGTTGA
- a CDS encoding sugar kinase: MEFQNRNFDLVTLGQLLLRLSPPGNERIARSDSFEKNVGGAELNVAVGAALLGLHTGVISKLPSHDLGQYMRATIRSYGVSDDYFLYDDSPEARVGIYMYEYGAYPRKPQVIYDRRHSSFFSIRPEEIDPRVYTDTKCFHTSGITLALSPEIRATAIEAIKRFKENGTLISFDVNFRGNLWTGDEARETILQILPYVDIFFCSESTARLTFQKEGSCHDMIKEFTKEFPIKSVFATQRTVHSPKLHDFSSLAYSTEDDRYYEEAPYLNIDVVDRIGSGDAYISGALYGLISSGGDVRQAVVYGNAASAMKNTIPGDLPQSDLREINAVIKDHYSTGFRSEMNR; the protein is encoded by the coding sequence ATGGAATTTCAGAATCGAAATTTCGATCTGGTAACTTTGGGGCAGCTCCTGCTGCGGCTTTCCCCTCCGGGCAACGAACGGATCGCCCGGTCGGACAGCTTCGAGAAGAATGTCGGCGGCGCAGAGCTGAATGTCGCCGTAGGTGCCGCGCTGCTGGGGCTGCATACCGGCGTGATCTCGAAGCTCCCGAGCCACGACCTCGGACAGTATATGCGCGCCACCATCCGTTCCTACGGCGTCTCCGATGACTACTTCCTCTATGATGACAGCCCCGAGGCGCGGGTCGGCATCTATATGTATGAGTACGGCGCATATCCTCGGAAGCCGCAGGTTATCTACGACCGCCGGCATTCGAGCTTCTTCTCCATCCGTCCGGAGGAGATCGATCCGAGGGTCTACACCGATACGAAGTGCTTCCACACCTCCGGCATCACGCTCGCGCTGAGTCCGGAGATCCGTGCAACCGCAATCGAAGCAATCAAGCGCTTTAAGGAGAACGGCACGCTCATTTCCTTCGATGTGAACTTCCGCGGAAACCTCTGGACCGGTGACGAAGCGCGGGAAACGATCCTGCAGATCCTCCCCTATGTAGACATCTTCTTCTGCTCCGAATCTACCGCGCGGCTGACCTTCCAAAAAGAGGGAAGCTGCCATGATATGATCAAAGAATTTACCAAGGAATTTCCGATCAAGTCGGTCTTCGCCACCCAGCGCACCGTCCACAGCCCGAAGCTGCATGACTTCAGCTCCCTCGCCTACTCCACGGAGGACGATCGCTATTACGAGGAAGCACCCTATCTGAATATCGACGTCGTGGATCGTATCGGCTCCGGTGATGCCTATATCTCCGGCGCGCTCTACGGGCTGATCTCCTCCGGCGGCGACGTCCGGCAGGCAGTCGTCTACGGCAATGCGGCCTCCGCCATGAAGAATACCATCCCGGGAGACCTGCCGCAGTCCGATCTGAGGGAGATCAATGCCGTCATCAAGGATCACTATTCCACCGGCTTCCGGTCGGAGATGAACAGATAG